Proteins from a genomic interval of Ovis aries strain OAR_USU_Benz2616 breed Rambouillet chromosome 25, ARS-UI_Ramb_v3.0, whole genome shotgun sequence:
- the MRLN gene encoding myoregulin isoform X1, which yields MCFDTGTKVAKRPPVLNALCPRKSSQRENRGAALSTTTRIKSGSRSILDMTCKNWILISTTTPTSLEDEIVGRLLKILFVIFVDFLSIIYVVITS from the exons aTGTGCTTTGACACAGGAACCAAGGTTGCTAAGAGACCACCTGTTCTGAATGCACTTTGTCCTAGGAagagcagccagagagaaaaCCGAGGCGCAGCATTATCTACCACTACCCGGATTAAATCAG GAAGCAGAAGCATTTTGGATATGACATGTAAAAATTGGATATTAATTTCTACTACTACCCCCACAAGTCTAGAAGATGAAATTGTGGGAAGACTTCTAAAAATTTTGTTTGTAATCTTTGTTGACTTCCTGTCTATTATATATGTTGTTATAACTTCTTAG
- the MRLN gene encoding myoregulin yields the protein MTCKNWILISTTTPTSLEDEIVGRLLKILFVIFVDFLSIIYVVITS from the coding sequence ATGACATGTAAAAATTGGATATTAATTTCTACTACTACCCCCACAAGTCTAGAAGATGAAATTGTGGGAAGACTTCTAAAAATTTTGTTTGTAATCTTTGTTGACTTCCTGTCTATTATATATGTTGTTATAACTTCTTAG